A stretch of Camelina sativa cultivar DH55 chromosome 18, Cs, whole genome shotgun sequence DNA encodes these proteins:
- the LOC104760422 gene encoding pentatricopeptide repeat-containing protein At1g63070, mitochondrial-like, producing MQLFHEMSQRGLVGNTVTYTTLIQGFFQAGDCDSAQMVFKQMVSDRVPASLMTYNILLDGLCNNGKLETALVAGKVGEAWDLFCSLSLKGVKPNVVTYTTMISRLCRKSLMQEADALFRKMKEDGILPNSGTYNTLIRAHLRDGELAAPAELINEMRSCGFAGDTSNFGLVTNMLHDGRLDKSFLDMLS from the exons ATGCAACTCTTCCACGAGATGTCTCAAAGGGGATTGGTTGGCAACACAGTCACTTACACCACTCTTATCCAAGGTTTTTTTCAGGCTGGCGACTGTGATTCTGCCCAAATGGTATTCAAACAGATGGTTTCTGATCGTGTGCCTGCCAGTCTTATGACGTACAACATCTTATTAGATGGGCTTTGTAATAACGGGAAGCTAGAGACAGCATTGGTC GCTGGTAAGGTGGGAGAAGCGTGGGATTTATTTTGTAGCCTCAGCCTTAAAGGAGTGAAGCCTAATGTTGTAACCTACACAACAATGATCTCAAGATTATGTAGGAAAAGCTTAATGCAAGAAGCGGATGCCTTGttcagaaaaatgaaagaagatgggATTCTCCCAAATAGTGGCACCTATAATACGTTGATTAGGGCGCACCTTAGAGATGGTGAACTAGCCGCACCAGCAGAACTCATCAACGAAATGAGAAGTTGCGGGTTTGCTGGAGATACTTCGAACTTTGGCTTGGTCACTAATATGTTACATGATGGGAGATTGGACAAAAGCTTCCTCGATATGCTTTCCTAA
- the LOC104763101 gene encoding pentatricopeptide repeat-containing protein At1g62590-like, whose product MRRLFAIASTAKRFVRRNLQGKGNPRTAPSTFDLCWGRRDFSGHSYDYREKLRNGLSDIKLDDAVDLFSEMVKSRPFPSIIEFSKLLSGIAKMNKLDAVISMGEQMQKAGDFTQISDVVALVDQIVELGYHQPNTVTFNTLIHGLFLHNKASEAVALVDRMAEKGCLPNLVTYGTVVNGLCKRGDIDLALHLLKNMEQGKIEADVVIYNTVIDGLCKYKHVNDALNLFNKMESKGVRATVVTYSSLISCLSNYGKSSDASRLLSDMIEKKINLNVVTFSALIDAFGKDGETFRG is encoded by the exons ATGAGGAGATTGTTTGCGATTGCGTCGACGGCGAAGAGATTTGTTCGCCGGAATCTTCAGGGGAAAGGTAATCCTAGAACCGCTCCTTCTACCTTTGATCTTTGCTGGGGACGAAGAGATTTTTCTGGTCATAGTTATGATTATAGAGAGAAATTGAGAAATGGGCTGAGTGATATTAAATTAGACGATGCTGTTGATCTGTTCAGTGAGATGGTCAAGTCTCGTCCCTTTCCTTCAATCATTGAGTTCAGTAAACTGTTGAGTGGAATTGCTAAGATGAACAAGTTAGATGCTGTCATCTCTATGGGCGAGCAGATGCAAAAAGCTGGGGATTTCACACA GATTTCTGATGTCGTAGCTTTGGTTGATCAAATTGTGGAACTGGGATATCATCAACCTAATACTGTTACATTTAACACTCTTATCCATGGCCTTTTTCTTCACAACAAAGCTTCAGAAGCAGTGGCTTTAGTTGACCGGATGGCTGAGAAAGGATGTCTACCAAATCTGGTTACTTATGGTACGGTAGTAAATGGATTATGTAAGAGAGGTGATATTGATTTGGCTTTACATCTTCTCAAGAACATGGAACAAGGAAAGATAGAGGCTGATGTTGTAATCTACAACACAGTCATCGATGGTCTCTGCAAATACAAACATGTGAATGATGCACTCAACCTGTTCAACAAAATGGAAAGCAAAGGAGTTAGAGCCACTGTTGTTACCTACAGCTCCCTCATAAGTTGCCTTTCTAATTACGGAAAATCGAGTGATGCCTCTCGACTCCTGAGTGATATgattgaaaagaaaatcaaCCTTAATGTAGTCACTTTCAGCGCATTGATAGATGCGTTTGGGAAAGACGGGGAAACTTTTAGAGGCTGA
- the LOC104760423 gene encoding transcription termination factor MTEF18, mitochondrial-like isoform X2, which produces MMFPRFLKNIERIAQFNAHKNQVSWSKLYNVYSTVRCYQNGRFVCSSRHWSQSPTRVFGNRVSKAMKNEAQKALFDYLHHTRTLSFVDAEHISKNSPSFVLSLLSKIDDTRKEDISRSLAKFFRYNPINEFEPFLESLGLRPSEISRFLQRDLVLLSDDGVMFVNFHVLCYYGIPRGKIGRMYKEAREIFGYENGVLASKLEAYESLVLSKTTVIKVVTCCPLLLVGGIDGEFVSVVNKLKGLNIGCDWLARCLSDRKTYNWRRILETMELLDKVGFKEEKLSSVLKAYPDLVSETSGNKAYIVFEKLHKVLGLEMNEIDKLVIDNPEMLLEKSVKRILEAMKFLRCIKMEKQFIVSFLLCHMKLICSSSLIGPRAVWNRSRIGRDELCHIIKGEPLELFSLACKINNSRIELVSLDSRNAEKMAFLLKLGYIENSDEMVRALKKFQGRGDELQERFDCFVKAGLDYNVVTQLVKRAPHILNRPKDIIEKKINMLTDYLGYPIESLIESPTYLSYSMERIHQRFSMYIWLRKRDAVIPRLTLGSIVGISNTLFVSYFVRTHPEGPATWENIKKASYLK; this is translated from the exons ATGATGTTTCCCAGATTCTTGAAAAATATAGAAAGAATTGCTCAATTCAATGCTCATAAAAACCAGGTTTCATGGTCCAAACTTTATAATGTTTACAGTACAGTGAGATGTTATCAGAATGGTAGATTTGTCTGTTCTTCACGGCATTGGTCTCAGTCACCAACAAGGGTTTTCGGGAATCGGGTTTCTAAAGCTATGAAGAACGAAGCTCAAAAAGCTCTCTTTGATTACTTGCATCATACTAGAACTCTTAGTTTTGTTGATGCAGAGCATATAAGTAAGAATTCTCCTAgctttgttttgagtttgttgtcCAAGATTGATGATACTCGTAAAGAGGATATATCCCGTTCGTTGGCCAAGTTTTTTAGGTACAATCCCATCAACGAGTTTGAACCATTTCTCGAGAGTTTGGGTTTGCGTCCATCTGAGATTTCACGTTTCCTTCAGCGTGACTTGGTGCTTTTGAGTGATGATGGTGTCATGTTTGTGAACTTTCATGTTCTTTGCTATTATGGGATTCCTCGTGGCAAGATTGGTCGAATGTataaagaagcaagagagaTTTTTGGATACGAGAATGGAGTTTTGGCTTCGAAACTTGAAGCTTATGAGAGCTTGGTTCTTAGTAAGACTACAGTTATTAAGGTTGTTACTTGTTGCCCGTTGCTTCTTGTTGGTGGCATTGATGGTGAGTTTGTTTCTGTGGTGAATAAGTTGAAGGGATTAAACATAGGATGTGACTGGCTTGCTCGTTGTTTGTCTGATAGGAAAACATATAACTGGCGCCGGATTCTTGAGACAATGGAGCTTCTTGATAAGGTTGGGTTTAAAGAGGAAAAGTTGAGTAGTGTTTTGAAAGCTTATCCAGATTTGGTGAGTGAAACTTCTGGCAATAAAGCTTATATTGTGTTTGAAAAGCTCCATAAAGTACTTGGACTTGAGATGAATGAAATCGATAAGTTAGTGATAGACAACCCAGAGATGCTATTAGAGAAATCTGTAAAAAGAATTTTGGAGGCGATGAAGTTCTTGAGATGTATCAAAATGGAAAAGCAGTTTATCGTTAGTTTTTTACTGTGTCACATGAAGCTTATCTGTTCATCATCTCTGATAGGACCTAGAGCTGTTTGGAATAGATCGAGAATCGGAAGAGACGAGTTATGTCACATTATAAAGGGAGAGCCTTTGGAATTGTTCAGTTTAGCTTGTAAAATCAATAATAGTAGGATTGAGCTTGTATCACTGGATTCAAGGAATGCAGAGAAGATGGCATTCTTGTTGAAGCTAGGGTATATAGAGAATTCTGATGAGATGGTGAGGGCTCTGAAAAAGTTCCAGGGGAGGGGAGATGAGCTACAGGAgagatttgattgttttgtgaAAGCTGGTTTGGACTATAATGTTGTTACTCAGCTAGTTAAGCGGGCTCCTCATATACTTAACCGGCCGAAAGATATCATTGAAAAGAAGATCAATATGCTAACAGATTATTTGGGTTATCCAATTGAATCCCTGATAGAGTCCCCAACATATTTGTCTTATAGTATGGAGAGAATACATCAGAG GTTCTCAATGTACATTTGGTTGAGGAAAAGAGATGCAGTCATACCGAGGCTGACACTAGGCTCTATTGTTGGTATTTCTAATACATTGTTTGTGTCATACTTTGTCCGTACCCACCCTGAAGGTCCAGCTACTTgggaaaatataaagaaagcaTCTTATCTGAAGTGA
- the LOC104760423 gene encoding transcription termination factor MTEF18, mitochondrial-like isoform X3 — protein MMFPRFLKNIERIAQFNAHKNQVSWSKLYNVYSTVRCYQNGRFVCSSRHWSQSPTRVFGNRVSKAMKNEAQKALFDYLHHTRTLSFVDAEHISKNSPSFVLSLLSKIDDTRKEDISRSLAKFFRYNPINEFEPFLESLGLRPSEISRFLQRDLVLLSDDGVMFVNFHVLCYYGIPRGKIGRMYKEAREIFGYENGVLASKLEAYESLVLSKTTVIKVVTCCPLLLVGGIDGKHITGAGFLRQWSFLIRLGLKRKS, from the exons ATGATGTTTCCCAGATTCTTGAAAAATATAGAAAGAATTGCTCAATTCAATGCTCATAAAAACCAGGTTTCATGGTCCAAACTTTATAATGTTTACAGTACAGTGAGATGTTATCAGAATGGTAGATTTGTCTGTTCTTCACGGCATTGGTCTCAGTCACCAACAAGGGTTTTCGGGAATCGGGTTTCTAAAGCTATGAAGAACGAAGCTCAAAAAGCTCTCTTTGATTACTTGCATCATACTAGAACTCTTAGTTTTGTTGATGCAGAGCATATAAGTAAGAATTCTCCTAgctttgttttgagtttgttgtcCAAGATTGATGATACTCGTAAAGAGGATATATCCCGTTCGTTGGCCAAGTTTTTTAGGTACAATCCCATCAACGAGTTTGAACCATTTCTCGAGAGTTTGGGTTTGCGTCCATCTGAGATTTCACGTTTCCTTCAGCGTGACTTGGTGCTTTTGAGTGATGATGGTGTCATGTTTGTGAACTTTCATGTTCTTTGCTATTATGGGATTCCTCGTGGCAAGATTGGTCGAATGTataaagaagcaagagagaTTTTTGGATACGAGAATGGAGTTTTGGCTTCGAAACTTGAAGCTTATGAGAGCTTGGTTCTTAGTAAGACTACAGTTATTAAGGTTGTTACTTGTTGCCCGTTGCTTCTTGTTGGTGGCATTGATG GAAAACATATAACTGGCGCCGGATTCTTGAGACAATGGAGCTTCTTGATAAGGTTGGGTTTAAAGAGGAAAAGTTGA
- the LOC104760423 gene encoding transcription termination factor MTEF18, mitochondrial-like isoform X1, producing MMFPRFLKNIERIAQFNAHKNQVSWSKLYNVYSTVRCYQNGRFVCSSRHWSQSPTRVFGNRVSKAMKNEAQKALFDYLHHTRTLSFVDAEHISKNSPSFVLSLLSKIDDTRKEDISRSLAKFFRYNPINEFEPFLESLGLRPSEISRFLQRDLVLLSDDGVMFVNFHVLCYYGIPRGKIGRMYKEAREIFGYENGVLASKLEAYESLVLSKTTVIKVVTCCPLLLVGGIDGEFVSVVNKLKGLNIGCDWLARCLSDRKTYNWRRILETMELLDKVGFKEEKLSSVLKAYPDLVSETSGNKAYIVFEKLHKVLGLEMNEIDKLVIDNPEMLLEKSVKRILEAMKFLRCIKMEKQFIVSFLLCHMKLICSSSLIGPRAVWNRSRIGRDELCHIIKGEPLELFSLACKINNSRIELVSLDSRNAEKMAFLLKLGYIENSDEMVRALKKFQGRGDELQERFDCFVKAGLDYNVVTQLVKRAPHILNRPKDIIEKKINMLTDYLGYPIESLIESPTYLSYSMERIHQRFSMYIWLRKRDAVIPRLTLGSIVGISNTLFVSYFVRTHPEGPATWENIKKASYLK from the coding sequence ATGATGTTTCCCAGATTCTTGAAAAATATAGAAAGAATTGCTCAATTCAATGCTCATAAAAACCAGGTTTCATGGTCCAAACTTTATAATGTTTACAGTACAGTGAGATGTTATCAGAATGGTAGATTTGTCTGTTCTTCACGGCATTGGTCTCAGTCACCAACAAGGGTTTTCGGGAATCGGGTTTCTAAAGCTATGAAGAACGAAGCTCAAAAAGCTCTCTTTGATTACTTGCATCATACTAGAACTCTTAGTTTTGTTGATGCAGAGCATATAAGTAAGAATTCTCCTAgctttgttttgagtttgttgtcCAAGATTGATGATACTCGTAAAGAGGATATATCCCGTTCGTTGGCCAAGTTTTTTAGGTACAATCCCATCAACGAGTTTGAACCATTTCTCGAGAGTTTGGGTTTGCGTCCATCTGAGATTTCACGTTTCCTTCAGCGTGACTTGGTGCTTTTGAGTGATGATGGTGTCATGTTTGTGAACTTTCATGTTCTTTGCTATTATGGGATTCCTCGTGGCAAGATTGGTCGAATGTataaagaagcaagagagaTTTTTGGATACGAGAATGGAGTTTTGGCTTCGAAACTTGAAGCTTATGAGAGCTTGGTTCTTAGTAAGACTACAGTTATTAAGGTTGTTACTTGTTGCCCGTTGCTTCTTGTTGGTGGCATTGATGGTGAGTTTGTTTCTGTGGTGAATAAGTTGAAGGGATTAAACATAGGATGTGACTGGCTTGCTCGTTGTTTGTCTGATAGGAAAACATATAACTGGCGCCGGATTCTTGAGACAATGGAGCTTCTTGATAAGGTTGGGTTTAAAGAGGAAAAGTTGAGTAGTGTTTTGAAAGCTTATCCAGATTTGGTGAGTGAAACTTCTGGCAATAAAGCTTATATTGTGTTTGAAAAGCTCCATAAAGTACTTGGACTTGAGATGAATGAAATCGATAAGTTAGTGATAGACAACCCAGAGATGCTATTAGAGAAATCTGTAAAAAGAATTTTGGAGGCGATGAAGTTCTTGAGATGTATCAAAATGGAAAAGCAGTTTATCGTTAGTTTTTTACTGTGTCACATGAAGCTTATCTGTTCATCATCTCTGATAGGACCTAGAGCTGTTTGGAATAGATCGAGAATCGGAAGAGACGAGTTATGTCACATTATAAAGGGAGAGCCTTTGGAATTGTTCAGTTTAGCTTGTAAAATCAATAATAGTAGGATTGAGCTTGTATCACTGGATTCAAGGAATGCAGAGAAGATGGCATTCTTGTTGAAGCTAGGGTATATAGAGAATTCTGATGAGATGGTGAGGGCTCTGAAAAAGTTCCAGGGGAGGGGAGATGAGCTACAGGAgagatttgattgttttgtgaAAGCTGGTTTGGACTATAATGTTGTTACTCAGCTAGTTAAGCGGGCTCCTCATATACTTAACCGGCCGAAAGATATCATTGAAAAGAAGATCAATATGCTAACAGATTATTTGGGTTATCCAATTGAATCCCTGATAGAGTCCCCAACATATTTGTCTTATAGTATGGAGAGAATACATCAGAGGTTCTCAATGTACATTTGGTTGAGGAAAAGAGATGCAGTCATACCGAGGCTGACACTAGGCTCTATTGTTGGTATTTCTAATACATTGTTTGTGTCATACTTTGTCCGTACCCACCCTGAAGGTCCAGCTACTTgggaaaatataaagaaagcaTCTTATCTGAAGTGA
- the LOC104760425 gene encoding regulatory protein NPR3-like codes for MATLTEPSSSLSFTSSHFSYGSIGSNHFPSSSASNPEVVSLSKLSSNLEQLLSNPDCDYSDAEVIVDGVPVGVHRCILAARSKFFQELFKKEKKISKTEKPKYQLKEMLPYGAVGHDAFLYLLSYIYTGRLKPFPLEASTCVDPVCAHDSCRPAIDFVVQLMYASSILQVPELVSSFQRRLCNFVEKTLVENVLPILMVAFNCNLTDLLDQCIERVARSDLYRFCIEKEVPFEVAEKIKQIRFKSPQDGGETKVSEKLLGRIGKILKALDSDDVELVKLLLTESDITLDQANGLHYSVVYSDPKVVAEILALGMGDVNHRNSRGYTVLHFAAMRREPSIIISLIEKGANASDFTSDGRSAVNILRRLTNPKDYQTKTAKGRESSKARLCIDILEREIRKKPMVLDTPMCSLSMPEDLQMRLLYLEKRVGLAQLFFPTEAKVAMDIGNVEGTSEFTGLPPPSNGLTGNLSQVDLNETPHMLTKRLLTRMEALMKTVETGRRFFPYGSEVLDRYMDEYIDEDILDDLRIEKGSTQERRLKRMRYRELKDDVQKAYSKDKESKIARSCLSASSSPSSSIKDI; via the exons ATGGCTACTTTGACTGAGCCATCATCATCTTTGAGTTTCAcatcttctcatttctcttacGGTTCTATTGGGTCTAATCATTTCCCATCAAGCTCAGCTTCGAATCCTGAAGTTGTTAGTCTAAGCAAACTCAGCTCCAATCTTGAGCAGCTTCTGAGTAATCCGGATTGTGATTACAGCGATGCCGAGGTCATTGTTGATGGTGTTCCTGTTGGTGTTCATAGATGCATTTTAGCTGCAAGAAGTAAGTTTTTCCAAGAATtgttcaagaaagaaaagaaaatttccaaaactgaGAAACCAAAGTACCAGTTGAAAGAGATGTTGCCTTATGGAGCTGTTGGTCATGATGCTTTCTTGTACTTGTTGAGTTATATCTACACTGGCAGATTAAAGCCATTTCCTTTGGAGGCTTCGACTTGTGTTGATCCAGTTTGTGCTCATGACTCTTGTCGACCCgccattgattttgttgttcAGTTGATGTATGCTTCATCTATTCTCCAAGTGCCTGAGCTAGTTTCGTCTTTCCAG CGCCGGCTTTGTAACTTTGTGGAGAAGACCCTTGTTGAGAATGTTCTTCCCATTCTTATGGTTGCTTTCAATTGTAACTTGACTGACTTACTTGATCAGTGTATCGAGAGAGTGGCGAGGTCAGATCTTTACAGGTTCTGTATCGAAAAAGAGGTTCCTTTCGAAGTAGCAGAGAAGATTAAACAGATTCGATTCAAGTCTCCACAAGACGGAGGAGAGACCAAGGTTTCAGAGAAATTGCTTGGGAGAATCGGAAAAATTCTCAAGGCGTTGGATTCAGATGATGTTGAGCTTGTGAAGCTTCTTTTAACTGAATCAGATATCACTCTAGATCAAGCCAATGGTCTGCATTACTCCGTGGTGTATAGTGATCCAAAAGTTGTTGCTGAGATTCTTGCTCTTGGTATGGGTGATGTAAATCACAGGAACTCCCGGGGTTACACTGTTCTTCATTTTGCTGCAATGCGTAGAGAGCCATCGATCATTATATCACTTATCGAAAAAGGCGCCAATGCATCTGACTTCACTTCTGATGGACGCAGTGCGGTTAATATATTGAGAAGACTGACAAACCCAAAGGACTATCAAACCAAAACAGCGAAAGGGCGTGAATCTAGTAAAGCACGGTTATGCATTGATATATTGGAAAGAGAAATCAGGAAGAAGCCTATGGTTCTTGATACACCAATGTGTTCCCTTTCTATGCCTGAAGATCTCCAAATGAGATTGTTGTACCTAGAAAAGAGAG TGGGGCTTGCTCAGTTGTTCTTTCCAACGGAAGCTAAAGTGGCTATGGACATTGGTAATGTAGAAGGTACAAGTGAGTTCACAGGTCTACCACCGCCTTCGAATGGGTTAACGGGAAACTTGAGTCAGGTTGATTTAAATGAAACACCTCATATGCTAACCAAAAGACTTCTTACCCGTATGGAGGCTCTGATGAAAACAG TTGAGACTGGTCGGAGATTTTTTCCATATGGTTCAGAGGTTCTAGATAGGTACATGGATGAGTACATAGACGAAGACATCCTCGATGATTTACGTATCGAGAAGGGATCTACACAAGAAAGAAGATTGAAGAGAATGAGGTATAGAGAGCTTAAGGATGATGTGCAAAAGGCGTATAGCAAAGACAAAGAGTCTAAGATTGCACGTTCTTGTctttctgcttcatcttctccttcttcttccataaAAGACATCTGA